Proteins encoded together in one Telopea speciosissima isolate NSW1024214 ecotype Mountain lineage chromosome 6, Tspe_v1, whole genome shotgun sequence window:
- the LOC122665806 gene encoding thaumatin-like protein 1b: MENSRVDMALLSVLLFALVSGGLSLTFTFKNSCSYTVWPGTLTGDNKAQLSSTGFELASGASSSVDFTSGWSGRIWGRTYCSSTSGFKCETADCGSSQVSCNGAGANPPASLVEFTIGSSSTEKDFYDISLVDGFNLPVSVAPQGGTGDCQTVGCSGNVNSVCPSELSVTGSDGTTIACKSACAALGTDEYCCTGAYNTAETCPPTKYSQIFKEQCPQAYSYAYDDKTSGSTSSTSKSGASILFPCATRVPAGLTII, encoded by the exons ATGGAGAACTCCAGAGTAGATATGGCGCTTCTCTCTGTCCTTCTCTTCGCCCTTGTCTCAG GAGGGTTGTCACTTACCTTTACGTTCAAAAACAGCTGTAGTTACACAGTTTGGCCAGGAACATTAACTGGAGATAACAAAGCCCAACTTTCTTCAACTGGTTTCGAGTTGGCCTCTGGAGCTTCAAGTTCCGTAGATTTCACGTCTGGTTGGTCAGGCAGGATCTGGGGCCGAACATATTGTTCATCTACAAGTGGATTTAAATGTGAAACCGCAGACTGTGGGTCCAGTCAAGTTTCATGCAATGGTGCAGGAGCAAACCCACCGGCCAGCTTGGTGGAATTCACTATTGGAAGTAGTAGCACAGAGAAGGACTTCTACGACATCAGCCTTGTGGACGGATTTAACTTGCCTGTCTCGGTGGCTCCACAAGGTGGAACCGGTGATTGCCAAACGGTGGGATGTTCAGGTAATGTGAATTCGGTTTGCCCTTCGGAGTTGAGTGTGACGGGGTCTGATGGAACCACAATCGCTTGCAAAAGTGCGTGTGCTGCGTTAGGGACTGATGAGTATTGTTGCACTGGTGCTTATAATACGGCTGAGACTTGTCCACCCACGAAATACTCGCAAATCTTCAAGGAACAGTGTCCTCAAGCCTACAGTTACGCATATGATGATAAGACAAgcggatccacatcctctacttccaaaagTGGCGCTTCCATCCTATTTCCGTGCGCTACAAGGGTACCAGCTGGACTGACAATAATCTAA